CTTGCCCCAGAGGTCCGGTAGTGGTTTCCACCCCTACGGTATGGCCGTATTCAGGATGTCCCGGAGTCTTGCTGCCGAACTGCCTGAAGCTTTTTAAGTCTTCAATGGTTAATCCGTATCCGAATAAGTGAAGAAGTGTGTATAAAAGTGCAGAACCATGTCCTGCGGATAATATAAATCTGTCTCTGTTAAGCCAGTTTGGATTTTTAGGATTGTGTTTCATGTGGTTTGCCCATAATTCGTATGCGATGGGTGCCGCACCCATAGGAAGCCCCGGATGGCCTGAATTGGCTTTCTGTACAGCTTCCGCCGAAAGAATTCTTATGGTATTTACACTGAGTTGTTCGATCGGTTTCATAATATCCCCCTTAAATCATTATTAAATTGTGCTTCCATTTGTCTTTCAGACACTATTTCTTTGGCACGCTTTCCCAGTCTTTTAAGAAGCGTTCAATGCCAAGGTCTGTTAAAGGATGTTTGGTCATTTGAACAATAACATTGTAAGGAATCGTTGCGATATGGGCGCCAAGACGGGCTGCCTGAATAACGTGAATTGGATTTCTGACACTTGCTGCTATGATTTCTGTTTCAATATCATGGACAGTGAATATTTCTA
The Defluviitalea raffinosedens genome window above contains:
- a CDS encoding transaldolase family protein, with product SATQALLAARAGATYVSPFLGRLDDIGNEGMNLIEEIVEIFTVHDIETEIIAASVRNPIHVIQAARLGAHIATIPYNVIVQMTKHPLTDLGIERFLKDWESVPKK